Proteins encoded within one genomic window of Nordella sp. HKS 07:
- a CDS encoding toprim domain-containing protein, with protein sequence MVALVTHGVDGIPIGIHRTFLRLDGSGKAAVKPAKMMLGPCRGGVVRLAELGEVLMVGEGIETCLAAMQASGHTAWAALSTSGLRTLDLPREVRDVIVIVDGDDPGEAAARECAWRWKREGRRVRIARAGSPHAWQRGGRVMNTFDAGRDAVRGAIVGAEEVTDPLDGLVDRITADPGAAFVPEVVERLATLKRDDRAAFEALRTQLKKAGCRVTVLDDAIAKESGEAGGRRPTQADILIELARSAEFFHAPDGTGFADIEVNGHRETWPIRARGFRRWLFRRFFEATGGGPSSEALQSALNVIEANAHYDAPERIVHVRIGGQDGRPYLDLCNDTWQALEINPDGWRIVDNPPVRFRRAAGMQALPSPVPGGSVDALRSFLNVRSDADFVLVIAWALACLRDRGPYPVMVLSGEQGSAKSTFSA encoded by the coding sequence ATGGTCGCGCTGGTTACCCACGGCGTGGACGGGATTCCGATAGGCATCCACCGAACTTTTCTTCGGCTCGATGGCAGTGGAAAGGCCGCGGTCAAGCCAGCCAAGATGATGCTGGGACCGTGTCGCGGCGGCGTTGTCCGTCTTGCAGAACTTGGAGAAGTCCTGATGGTTGGCGAAGGCATCGAGACATGCCTTGCGGCTATGCAGGCAAGCGGTCACACGGCATGGGCCGCTCTCTCGACCTCGGGTCTTCGCACTCTCGACCTGCCGCGCGAGGTTCGTGACGTTATCGTGATCGTCGATGGCGACGATCCCGGCGAAGCGGCGGCGCGGGAATGCGCCTGGCGCTGGAAGCGGGAAGGGCGGCGTGTGCGCATCGCCCGAGCTGGTTCGCCGCACGCATGGCAACGAGGAGGCCGCGTGATGAATACGTTCGATGCGGGCAGAGATGCAGTCCGCGGGGCCATTGTTGGCGCCGAGGAAGTTACCGACCCGCTGGACGGCCTCGTCGACAGGATTACTGCCGATCCCGGTGCCGCCTTCGTGCCAGAGGTGGTCGAACGCCTCGCGACACTCAAGCGGGACGATCGCGCCGCTTTCGAAGCGCTTCGAACGCAACTCAAGAAAGCCGGATGTCGTGTTACAGTCCTCGATGACGCGATCGCCAAGGAAAGCGGCGAAGCGGGTGGGCGCCGGCCGACGCAAGCGGATATCCTTATTGAGCTTGCGCGGAGCGCCGAGTTCTTCCACGCGCCAGATGGGACGGGGTTTGCTGACATCGAGGTCAACGGCCACCGGGAGACCTGGCCAATCCGCGCCAGGGGCTTTCGGCGATGGCTTTTTCGTCGCTTTTTCGAGGCTACCGGTGGTGGGCCGAGCTCCGAAGCATTGCAATCGGCCCTCAACGTGATCGAGGCCAATGCACATTACGATGCGCCAGAGCGTATCGTACATGTTCGCATTGGTGGGCAAGACGGACGGCCTTATCTCGACCTCTGCAACGATACATGGCAGGCGTTGGAAATCAATCCGGACGGCTGGCGGATAGTTGACAATCCGCCGGTGCGTTTTCGTCGCGCTGCCGGGATGCAGGCGCTGCCGTCGCCTGTTCCGGGCGGATCGGTTGATGCGCTGCGATCGTTCCTGAATGTGCGATCCGATGCCGATTTCGTGCTGGTGATCGCTTGGGCGCTTGCCTGCTTGCGCGACCGCGGTCCCTATCCGGTGATGGTACTGTCCGGCGAGCAGGGCTCGGCCAAATCTACCTTCTCGGCATGA
- a CDS encoding very short patch repair endonuclease: MSRVSPSSHEASLRMARVRQKGTKAEIDLRKALHTKRLRYRLHVPLLTKPRRVADIVFSRTRVAIFVDGCFWHGCPEHASWPKSNADFWREKIETNRARDAETDRLLQSLGWRVVRVWAHENADDAAHRIAQIVEARKHGGGLS, from the coding sequence ATGTCGCGCGTAAGCCCCTCGTCGCATGAAGCAAGTCTCCGGATGGCCCGCGTCCGGCAGAAGGGCACAAAGGCCGAAATCGACTTGCGGAAGGCGTTGCACACAAAACGCCTTCGCTATCGCTTGCACGTGCCGCTGCTGACTAAGCCACGTCGCGTGGCCGACATCGTCTTCTCCCGCACTCGTGTCGCCATCTTTGTCGATGGCTGTTTCTGGCATGGCTGTCCGGAACACGCCTCTTGGCCAAAGAGCAATGCAGACTTTTGGCGCGAAAAGATCGAGACCAACCGCGCGCGAGACGCCGAAACCGATCGGCTACTGCAGTCGCTGGGCTGGAGGGTTGTCCGTGTCTGGGCTCATGAAAACGCCGACGATGCAGCCCACCGCATTGCCCAGATAGTCGAAGCTCGCAAGCATGGCGGAGGCCTTTCATGA
- the drmD gene encoding DISARM system SNF2-like helicase DrmD: MITGASGPATPVALHTAPEPGQLVEARRRQWIVSEVDGGSVAPNLPKRHLVRLASIDEDALGEEIEVLWELEPGAHVIERAGLPRVTGLDDPVTLQAFLDAVRWGAATNADRGYLQAPFRSGASIEDFQLDPLVRAIDMARASLLIADDVGLGKTIEAGLVVQEMLLRHRARTVLVLCPASLQEKWRIEMQEKFGLEFRIVDTEYIKHLRRERGLHANPWTSFPRLITSMDWAKQGEGLRLLRDALPPHVGHPRKFDLLIIDEAHNVAPTVGRYPVESLRTRLVRLAAPHFQHKLFLTATPHDGYTESFTALLELLDDQRFARNVLPSDLQLARVMVRRLKSDLVDANGKRIYPKRLLEALPVEYTEDERSVRRQLEAYIKSRESGAGGGRAVDHFVHQLLRKRLSSSPAAFTTTLERHIATIEGRASSGCSQKKFDDRILRRAIAKTEEDYADDAQRDAAEAEAIEESGKHVRPPTDEERRMLDRLRSWAQQAARRTDAKASAVLDWLARHLKDGDRWKNERVILFTEYRATQQWMHDILAAQDFGAGRLALIYGGMDPKERETVKAAFQANPSESPVRILLATDAASEGIDLQNHCHLMIHLEIPYNPNVMEQRNGRIDRHGQRASEVVIWHPVDAKGGHGEDILRALRKLDAMRDDMGSVNPVIAPQLPDLLEGRRRDLDTRQAEIRMEKSRRFMKAERDLRERVAKLHERLNETRREQSLVPAHIERAVRTALRLADKPDLEPVSLSGAPDGTVFRIPVLSGSWSRCLEGLEHPYTQRIRPITFDHDVAKGRDDVVLVHLNHRLVQMSLRLLRAEIWARDDVKRLHRVTVRSLPDGWIEGPAVVVMSRLVVTGGNHHRLHEELTEAGGYLRDSGFRREDRVTEVRRWLEESQPATLSDSTFGALRTRFDKQHNAVLAAVEARSKDRLRFLVNTIETRKRKEADDIRQVLDDLERALKTEIAAEERPMLPFSEDELTQLKRDRAALEARLTRIPKEREQELRAIEERHSNAIEHTFPVAVVLLVPKSVATEKRE; the protein is encoded by the coding sequence ATGATTACAGGTGCAAGCGGCCCCGCAACACCGGTCGCGCTTCACACGGCTCCCGAGCCTGGACAGTTGGTTGAAGCACGGCGCCGCCAGTGGATCGTTTCAGAGGTGGACGGCGGTTCCGTTGCGCCAAATCTCCCGAAGCGACACCTCGTCCGTCTCGCATCGATCGATGAGGACGCACTCGGAGAGGAAATCGAAGTTCTGTGGGAGCTCGAACCGGGCGCTCACGTCATTGAGCGGGCCGGGCTGCCCCGAGTTACCGGCTTGGACGATCCGGTGACCCTGCAAGCATTTCTTGATGCTGTTCGTTGGGGTGCGGCTACCAATGCCGACCGCGGCTACCTGCAGGCACCCTTCCGCAGTGGCGCCAGCATCGAGGACTTCCAGCTTGATCCCTTGGTGCGCGCCATCGACATGGCCCGTGCCAGTTTGCTGATCGCCGATGACGTCGGCCTCGGCAAAACCATTGAAGCCGGCCTCGTCGTGCAAGAAATGCTCCTTCGCCATCGCGCTCGCACCGTGCTGGTGCTTTGCCCAGCCTCATTGCAGGAAAAGTGGCGTATCGAGATGCAGGAGAAATTCGGGCTCGAATTCCGGATCGTCGACACTGAATACATCAAGCATTTGCGCCGAGAGCGGGGACTGCACGCCAATCCGTGGACTTCTTTTCCCCGTCTCATCACGTCGATGGACTGGGCCAAGCAGGGTGAAGGTTTGCGTCTTCTGCGGGACGCATTGCCCCCGCACGTCGGTCATCCCAGGAAGTTCGATCTTTTGATCATCGACGAGGCTCACAACGTCGCTCCGACCGTCGGCCGTTATCCCGTCGAGAGTCTTAGGACACGGCTGGTCCGTCTAGCCGCGCCACACTTCCAGCACAAGCTGTTTCTGACCGCCACGCCGCACGATGGTTACACCGAATCCTTCACCGCGCTCCTTGAACTCCTCGATGATCAGCGGTTCGCGAGAAACGTGCTCCCAAGCGACCTCCAACTCGCCCGGGTCATGGTCCGTAGGCTGAAGAGCGATCTGGTCGATGCAAATGGCAAGCGCATCTACCCCAAGAGGCTACTTGAAGCGCTGCCGGTCGAGTATACCGAAGACGAGAGGAGCGTTCGGCGGCAGCTGGAAGCATACATCAAGAGTCGCGAAAGCGGTGCCGGTGGCGGGCGGGCCGTCGATCACTTCGTGCACCAATTACTGCGCAAGCGCCTCTCATCGTCCCCTGCGGCGTTCACAACCACACTGGAGCGGCATATCGCGACAATCGAGGGCCGGGCGTCCAGCGGGTGCAGCCAGAAGAAATTCGATGACCGTATCCTCCGGCGGGCGATTGCGAAGACCGAGGAAGACTATGCAGACGACGCACAGCGGGACGCCGCCGAGGCTGAAGCGATCGAGGAATCCGGCAAACACGTTCGTCCACCAACTGACGAAGAGCGGCGGATGCTCGACCGGTTACGGTCATGGGCTCAGCAGGCGGCTCGTCGAACAGATGCCAAGGCCAGCGCTGTGCTGGATTGGTTGGCCCGACACCTGAAGGACGGTGACAGGTGGAAGAACGAGCGGGTGATCTTATTCACCGAGTACCGCGCCACTCAGCAATGGATGCATGATATCCTCGCGGCCCAAGATTTCGGGGCCGGGCGACTGGCTCTGATCTATGGGGGCATGGATCCGAAGGAACGCGAGACCGTGAAGGCCGCGTTCCAGGCCAATCCCTCGGAATCCCCGGTGAGGATCCTGCTGGCGACCGATGCGGCTTCCGAGGGCATCGATCTTCAGAACCACTGCCACCTGATGATCCACCTCGAAATTCCGTACAACCCGAATGTGATGGAACAGCGGAACGGCCGCATCGACCGCCATGGGCAACGCGCCAGCGAGGTTGTCATCTGGCACCCGGTGGATGCCAAGGGTGGCCATGGAGAGGATATCCTGCGTGCGCTTCGCAAACTGGATGCCATGCGTGACGACATGGGCAGCGTCAACCCGGTCATCGCACCTCAACTACCGGACCTCCTCGAGGGTCGCCGCCGCGATCTCGACACGCGACAAGCCGAAATTCGAATGGAGAAATCGCGCCGTTTCATGAAGGCCGAGCGTGATCTTCGCGAACGTGTAGCCAAACTCCACGAACGGCTGAACGAGACCCGGCGGGAACAGAGCCTCGTGCCTGCTCACATCGAACGGGCCGTGCGTACTGCTCTGCGTCTTGCAGACAAGCCCGATCTAGAACCGGTCTCACTGTCGGGGGCGCCGGACGGGACCGTCTTTCGAATTCCCGTCTTGTCAGGGTCGTGGTCTCGATGCCTCGAGGGGCTCGAACATCCCTACACCCAGAGGATCCGCCCCATCACTTTCGACCACGATGTCGCCAAAGGACGTGACGACGTTGTCCTCGTCCACCTGAACCATCGGCTGGTCCAGATGAGTCTCCGGCTCCTGCGCGCGGAGATCTGGGCTCGTGACGATGTCAAGAGACTGCACCGTGTGACCGTTCGCTCACTTCCGGATGGGTGGATTGAGGGTCCGGCCGTAGTGGTAATGTCGCGGCTCGTTGTGACCGGCGGGAACCATCATCGCCTGCACGAGGAACTCACCGAGGCCGGGGGCTATCTGCGCGATTCCGGTTTCCGGCGGGAGGATCGGGTTACGGAGGTTCGCCGTTGGCTTGAGGAATCGCAACCCGCAACCCTGTCGGATTCGACGTTCGGCGCCTTGCGGACCCGGTTCGACAAGCAGCATAACGCCGTTTTGGCCGCCGTCGAGGCTCGCTCGAAGGATCGGTTGCGTTTCCTCGTGAACACGATCGAAACCCGAAAGCGCAAGGAGGCCGATGACATCCGGCAGGTTCTGGACGACCTCGAACGAGCCTTGAAGACAGAGATCGCCGCGGAAGAACGACCCATGCTGCCCTTCTCCGAGGATGAGCTCACGCAGCTCAAGCGCGACCGGGCGGCCCTCGAAGCGCGCCTGACCCGGATCCCGAAGGAACGAGAACAAGAGTTGCGCGCGATCGAGGAACGGCACTCCAACGCTATCGAGCACACCTTCCCGGTGGCCGTCGTGCTGTTGGTGCCGAAGTCCGTCGCGACGGAGAAGCGCGAATGA
- a CDS encoding Eco57I restriction-modification methylase domain-containing protein, translating to MSNDHEWLNLVEVSGPFLAVPILRDVFPQGLEVLPSGRSQRLRRTYEEWRDAVDMDDVDLAALHAAWIDDVLLTALEMDDTVLRKGSTLAARLTVSMPEHGVTVAPDIAVVNPTNGDEPLLLIHVYDPDTDLDATRRFDGLAITPADRMVWLLRATGCPIGILTNGERWMLVHAPVGAVAGFASWYARLWGQELETLRAFVSLLGVRRFFGPDEGKLPALYERSLKHQDDVTEALGEQVRRAVEVLVQALDRADQDRNRDLLRDVDPRELYEAGLTMMMRLVFLLAAEERALLLLGDPRYDAFYAISSLRTQLRADSEEILERRRSAWSRLLALFRGVYGGIDHPMLRLPALGGSLFDPDRYPFLEGRKKGTSWRSDPAEPLPIDDRTVLLLLEAIQTFEGHTLSYRALDVEQIGHVYEGLLERTVKRVDDVTLELDSGAKAKSPRVTLGEMDSARLDGAARIAELLKERSERSESAIRNALERTTDDRLTGRLLTICRGDIGLRDRILPYAPLLRTDPWGYPLVHHEGAFVVVLGADRRESGTHYTPKSLTEKIVEETLTPVAYRGPAEGKAPDEWELKSACELLDLKFCDPTMGSGAFLVQTCRWLSDRLVEAWSVTEASGKRIDSEGRLLDEGDGVAFEPLSQDAEERAILARRLIAERCLYGVDRNPLAVELAKLSLWLTTMSKGRPFGFLDHNLRSGDSLLGIHDLGQLVELDMNPKGKAQLRLFGRTIRSAVDQALGLRARLREIPIRDIHDVEAMAALNAQSRGELELPTRVADAFVGIILAEERAGERAARIQTLAAFADAAASGDTPAKVRLLQDALNDLAKDVSDGVARQPFHWPLEFPEVFLRENGGFDAFVGNPPFLGGQRITGAMGTAFRNWLVDQIAQGRRGSADLVAYFFLRTFTLMRERGHLGFLAVNTIAEGDTRQVGLESMLKSGAVIHAAYPNEPWPGAAAVVTSRVHILKGIWNAARSLLGRPARYISPFLSDREEWSPKKLKANEGIAFQGSIVLGMGFVLTPDDAQRMLDADPRNADVIFPYLNGEDLNSDSEQRPSRWVINFWDWPEDRARKYPLPYVWLEDHVKEERLVKNDRVAREKWWLPLRARPELYHAIGRGHLFEKHPDDWNRDRPTPDRVLVCSEVTKHLAFALVPNQFVFSANLDIFSDINLFCVLQSSIHEIWARQYCSRLETRLKYSPGNAFETFPFPTEIPTRLLSLGEQLEKSRLDFMTMNSCGLTGFYNHFHRPDSADDAIIELRGIQRQIDRSLADSYGWDDLDLGHGFHEVSYLLENDRVRFTISGTARREVLGRLAELNRQRYQEEVEQGLHEGRPGSGKARGRRSRVVSASESTLDLEDTRPTTFERGA from the coding sequence ATGAGCAACGATCACGAATGGCTGAACCTCGTCGAAGTCTCTGGGCCCTTCTTGGCGGTGCCCATTCTAAGGGATGTTTTTCCCCAAGGTCTCGAAGTTCTGCCTTCCGGGCGGTCCCAGCGGCTGCGTCGAACATATGAGGAATGGCGCGATGCGGTAGACATGGACGACGTCGACCTAGCAGCCCTGCACGCGGCCTGGATCGACGATGTGCTGCTAACCGCGCTTGAGATGGATGACACGGTGTTGCGCAAGGGCTCGACTCTGGCTGCGCGCCTGACGGTCTCGATGCCTGAACACGGGGTCACGGTCGCGCCCGATATCGCGGTCGTCAATCCAACGAATGGCGATGAACCGCTCCTACTCATCCACGTCTATGATCCCGACACTGATCTGGACGCGACCCGCCGATTCGACGGCCTTGCGATCACACCAGCAGATCGGATGGTGTGGTTGCTCCGGGCGACGGGATGCCCCATCGGCATCCTGACCAATGGCGAGCGCTGGATGCTCGTCCACGCGCCTGTCGGCGCCGTGGCAGGCTTCGCGAGCTGGTACGCGCGTCTATGGGGCCAGGAGCTGGAAACGCTGCGCGCCTTTGTCAGTCTTCTGGGCGTCCGCCGCTTCTTCGGGCCTGACGAGGGCAAGCTCCCCGCGCTCTATGAACGGTCTCTGAAACACCAGGACGACGTGACGGAGGCTCTGGGCGAACAGGTCCGGCGCGCCGTCGAAGTGCTCGTCCAGGCTCTCGATCGCGCCGACCAGGACCGCAATCGTGATCTCCTGCGCGACGTCGATCCGCGAGAGCTCTACGAGGCCGGCCTGACAATGATGATGCGGCTCGTCTTCCTGCTGGCAGCCGAAGAACGCGCCCTGTTGCTGCTCGGCGATCCGCGCTACGACGCCTTCTACGCCATCTCCAGCCTGCGGACGCAGTTGCGTGCCGATTCCGAAGAAATCCTCGAGCGTCGCCGATCTGCCTGGTCGCGGTTGCTCGCTCTGTTTCGCGGCGTCTATGGCGGGATCGATCATCCGATGCTGCGCCTCCCGGCGCTCGGCGGCTCCCTGTTCGATCCCGATCGCTACCCCTTCCTCGAAGGGCGCAAGAAGGGGACGAGCTGGCGCAGTGATCCTGCGGAACCGCTGCCGATCGACGACCGTACCGTTCTGCTCCTGCTGGAAGCGATCCAGACCTTCGAAGGTCACACGCTGTCCTATCGCGCGCTCGACGTGGAGCAGATCGGCCATGTATACGAGGGTCTCCTCGAACGCACGGTGAAGCGCGTCGACGACGTGACTCTCGAACTCGACAGCGGCGCGAAGGCCAAGAGCCCCCGTGTAACGCTCGGCGAGATGGATTCGGCACGCCTGGATGGCGCGGCGAGGATCGCCGAACTGTTGAAGGAACGGAGCGAACGCTCGGAATCCGCCATTCGCAACGCCCTTGAGCGGACGACCGACGATCGTCTCACCGGACGGCTGCTCACCATCTGCCGCGGAGACATCGGTCTGCGCGACCGCATCCTGCCCTACGCACCCCTCCTGCGGACGGACCCTTGGGGTTATCCGCTTGTCCACCACGAGGGTGCCTTCGTCGTCGTGCTCGGCGCCGATCGGCGCGAGAGCGGCACGCACTACACGCCGAAGAGTCTGACCGAGAAGATCGTCGAGGAGACGCTTACGCCGGTGGCCTATCGTGGGCCGGCCGAGGGCAAAGCGCCCGATGAGTGGGAACTGAAGAGCGCCTGTGAATTGCTGGATCTTAAGTTCTGCGATCCCACGATGGGGTCGGGCGCCTTCCTTGTGCAGACGTGCCGCTGGCTCTCCGACCGACTGGTCGAGGCCTGGTCCGTGACCGAGGCGAGTGGCAAGCGGATCGACAGTGAAGGCCGCCTTCTTGATGAAGGCGATGGCGTGGCTTTCGAGCCCTTGTCGCAGGACGCCGAAGAGCGTGCGATCCTCGCACGGCGTCTCATCGCGGAACGCTGCCTCTATGGCGTGGATCGCAATCCGCTCGCCGTCGAGCTGGCCAAGCTTTCGCTCTGGCTGACGACCATGTCCAAGGGTCGGCCTTTCGGCTTCCTCGACCACAATCTAAGGAGCGGCGACAGCCTTCTCGGCATCCATGATCTGGGCCAGCTCGTCGAGCTCGACATGAACCCGAAGGGCAAGGCGCAGTTACGCCTGTTCGGTCGAACCATCCGTTCGGCTGTCGACCAAGCGCTCGGGCTTCGCGCGCGTCTGCGGGAGATCCCTATTCGCGATATTCATGACGTCGAGGCGATGGCGGCGCTCAATGCGCAGTCACGCGGGGAGTTGGAGCTGCCCACACGGGTCGCTGATGCGTTCGTCGGAATCATCCTCGCCGAAGAGCGTGCGGGAGAGCGGGCCGCTCGGATCCAGACGTTGGCTGCATTCGCCGACGCCGCCGCAAGCGGCGACACGCCGGCAAAAGTCCGTCTCCTGCAGGATGCATTAAATGACTTGGCCAAAGATGTGTCCGACGGAGTGGCGCGACAGCCATTCCACTGGCCACTGGAATTCCCCGAAGTGTTTCTGCGCGAGAACGGAGGCTTTGATGCTTTCGTAGGAAATCCGCCTTTCCTGGGCGGTCAGAGGATCACCGGAGCGATGGGCACTGCCTTCCGGAATTGGCTCGTGGATCAAATAGCACAAGGACGCCGTGGCTCGGCCGATCTAGTGGCGTACTTCTTCCTGCGTACATTCACTTTGATGAGAGAGAGAGGGCATCTCGGTTTCTTAGCCGTCAACACGATCGCGGAGGGCGATACAAGGCAGGTGGGGCTCGAGTCCATGCTGAAATCGGGCGCTGTCATCCATGCAGCTTATCCGAACGAACCTTGGCCAGGTGCCGCGGCCGTGGTCACCAGTCGAGTTCATATCCTTAAGGGCATATGGAATGCAGCACGTAGCCTACTTGGGCGACCTGCACGCTACATCTCACCATTTCTCTCAGATCGGGAGGAATGGAGCCCTAAGAAATTGAAGGCCAACGAAGGAATCGCGTTCCAGGGCTCTATAGTTCTCGGTATGGGCTTTGTACTTACGCCAGATGATGCACAGCGAATGTTAGATGCCGACCCGCGCAATGCTGATGTAATTTTTCCTTATCTGAACGGTGAAGATCTTAATTCAGACTCGGAGCAGCGTCCCAGCAGATGGGTGATCAATTTCTGGGACTGGCCTGAGGATCGGGCACGCAAATATCCATTGCCGTATGTTTGGTTGGAGGATCATGTAAAGGAGGAGCGACTCGTCAAAAATGATCGGGTCGCTCGAGAAAAATGGTGGTTGCCACTGCGCGCCAGACCCGAGCTTTACCACGCCATCGGACGCGGTCATCTTTTCGAGAAACATCCAGATGACTGGAACCGGGATCGGCCAACGCCAGACAGAGTCCTGGTGTGCAGTGAGGTTACAAAGCACCTCGCATTTGCGCTTGTGCCGAACCAGTTTGTATTTTCAGCCAATCTTGATATTTTTTCCGATATCAATCTTTTTTGCGTTCTGCAATCTAGCATTCATGAAATATGGGCACGGCAATACTGCTCCCGCTTGGAAACGCGGCTAAAATATTCGCCGGGAAACGCATTCGAGACTTTCCCATTTCCGACGGAGATTCCTACGAGGCTACTCAGCCTCGGGGAGCAGTTGGAGAAAAGCCGCTTGGACTTCATGACCATGAACAGTTGCGGCTTAACTGGGTTCTACAATCACTTCCATCGTCCGGATTCTGCAGATGATGCAATAATCGAATTGCGCGGGATTCAACGGCAAATCGACCGAAGTCTCGCCGACTCTTACGGATGGGACGATCTTGATCTAGGCCACGGCTTTCACGAGGTTTCGTACCTACTCGAGAATGATCGAGTCCGGTTCACGATCTCGGGGACAGCCCGCCGAGAAGTTCTGGGTCGCTTGGCCGAGCTGAACCGTCAGCGTTACCAGGAAGAGGTCGAGCAAGGCCTGCACGAAGGGAGGCCTGGCTCAGGCAAGGCGCGTGGGCGCCGATCACGCGTCGTATCCGCGTCCGAGTCGACGCTTGACCTCGAAGACACTCGTCCGACGACTTTTGAGAGGGGTGCTTGA
- a CDS encoding DUF1345 domain-containing protein, with the protein MAAQPSLSLRHADFWIARLCLSVVVILQFAVREDFQLEPGDYRVSFLKWVPRMVAILLALLFFATGWNQFRANRATSDENRYLIARWHRFIRYSSLLLTIAVVLINFVALLALILDLADTRESMCSLLFHGFEIWLINIVGFALLYWELDRGGPTASPFKHRERYDFLFPQMLSDNPNKPSSFTPGFIDYLFLAFTTATAFSPTDTLPLSNRAKLLIMLESSIALVAIALVIARAVNVGQGDCPPSVAFLREFLTCH; encoded by the coding sequence ATGGCTGCCCAGCCGAGCCTCTCCCTCAGACACGCTGACTTTTGGATTGCCAGACTCTGCCTTAGTGTCGTTGTAATATTACAATTCGCTGTCCGCGAGGATTTTCAACTAGAACCAGGTGACTACCGTGTTTCGTTTCTAAAGTGGGTTCCACGGATGGTAGCAATATTACTGGCTCTGTTATTCTTCGCTACTGGATGGAATCAATTTCGAGCGAATCGCGCGACGAGCGACGAAAATCGATATCTCATAGCCCGCTGGCATAGATTCATCCGGTATTCATCGCTTTTGCTGACTATTGCTGTTGTTCTTATCAATTTTGTTGCCCTCTTAGCCCTCATTCTTGATCTGGCTGACACTAGAGAAAGTATGTGCAGTCTTTTATTTCACGGTTTTGAAATTTGGTTGATCAACATTGTTGGATTTGCACTACTATATTGGGAACTTGATCGCGGCGGTCCAACTGCTAGCCCCTTCAAACATCGAGAGAGATACGACTTTCTGTTTCCTCAGATGCTCTCAGACAATCCAAACAAGCCAAGTTCATTTACCCCCGGCTTTATTGACTATCTATTCCTTGCGTTTACGACAGCTACCGCTTTCTCCCCAACCGACACGCTCCCTCTATCCAATCGTGCTAAGTTGTTAATAATGCTCGAATCGAGCATTGCCCTGGTGGCGATCGCGCTCGTCATTGCACGCGCAGTCAATGTAGGCCAAGGAGATTGCCCGCCTAGCGTTGCATTTCTACGCGAATTCCTGACATGTCACTAA
- a CDS encoding DNA cytosine methyltransferase, producing the protein MGDVACVDLFCGAGGLTHGLILEGIKVVAGIDVDEACRYPFETNNAALFLKEDVGRVSPSRINKLFRGADVRVLAGCAPCQPFSTYAQRYDVVGSARWGLLYRFARLIKTIRPELVTMENVPAVTQHSVFDDFVKALMKLGYWVYQDIVDCTLYGLPQSRRRMVLLASLIGPIELIGPTHERPATVRGAIGKLPSIRQGAAHAKDPLHSASMLSDLNFKRIRASRPGGTWRDWPRHLVAECHRRETGYTYPGVYGRMVWDEPAPTLTTQFYGFGNGRFGHPEQDRAISLREGAILQGFPPSYSFVPEGDPIHFKALGRMIGNAVPVTLGKVIGQSISAHLGIKPGKTNSMGKKGGIADVARKPLVA; encoded by the coding sequence ATGGGTGATGTTGCATGCGTCGACTTGTTTTGTGGTGCAGGAGGTCTAACGCATGGTCTGATTTTGGAGGGAATTAAGGTCGTCGCGGGTATTGATGTCGACGAAGCGTGTCGGTATCCCTTTGAAACAAATAACGCGGCCCTATTCTTAAAAGAAGACGTCGGACGAGTATCCCCGAGTCGGATCAACAAGCTCTTCAGGGGCGCTGACGTTCGCGTCCTGGCTGGGTGCGCGCCTTGCCAACCATTTTCGACATACGCGCAGCGGTACGATGTAGTCGGCAGCGCCCGATGGGGCCTCCTGTACCGGTTTGCGCGACTGATCAAGACTATCCGCCCCGAGTTGGTAACGATGGAGAATGTTCCGGCGGTCACCCAGCACTCCGTGTTCGACGATTTCGTCAAAGCGCTAATGAAATTGGGGTACTGGGTCTACCAAGACATCGTCGATTGCACACTTTACGGACTACCCCAAAGTCGACGTCGTATGGTGCTCCTCGCCTCTCTCATCGGCCCGATCGAGCTGATTGGGCCTACGCATGAGCGGCCGGCGACCGTCCGCGGGGCTATCGGGAAATTGCCGTCCATCCGGCAGGGAGCTGCTCACGCTAAGGATCCTCTGCATTCGGCTTCCATGCTGTCCGATCTGAACTTCAAGCGAATCCGTGCGTCGCGCCCTGGAGGCACTTGGCGTGATTGGCCGAGACATCTGGTCGCTGAGTGTCATCGGCGCGAGACGGGTTACACGTATCCGGGTGTGTACGGTCGAATGGTCTGGGATGAGCCCGCCCCAACTTTGACAACCCAATTTTATGGGTTCGGAAATGGTCGATTTGGGCACCCAGAGCAGGACCGCGCCATATCGCTGCGAGAGGGCGCAATTCTCCAAGGATTTCCGCCCTCATATTCCTTTGTTCCCGAAGGTGATCCCATCCATTTCAAAGCACTGGGCCGCATGATCGGCAACGCGGTTCCGGTCACCCTCGGCAAGGTAATCGGGCAGAGCATTTCGGCGCACCTCGGCATCAAGCCCGGCAAAACGAATTCCATGGGTAAGAAGGGAGGCATCGCGGATGTCGCGCGTAAGCCCCTCGTCGCATGA